The segment AGAAGCCATCATGCTCCGCCACCGACTTCTTATCTACAAGGGCTTCTAAAACCTGCCGAACGACGCTGCCTTTTTCGTAGAAGCTATCGGGATGCACGATGCCCAGAAGAATGTGAGCGGTGCTGACGCGGTTGGTTCCCAAGCCCTGAGCTTCACTCCCGGCGAGCTCCATCACCCTTTGGGCACCTGAGCTCACCGCCACGCGTTCACCCTCGGGTGAGGGGTGGCCTGCTAGTGCTCCTAGCCCTTCCCGGATTGCCTCTAGATGCACCCCGAACTCGCTCAGCAGTTCGCTCGCTTCATCCTCCGTGCGCAGCACACCCAGCAGCAGGTGCTCGGGTTCCACGGCGGCGTGACCCAAGTTGAGGGCTTCTTCCCTGGCGAGGTGGAATACCAGGCTGGCTTGCGTATCGAAACTGAGCATACTCATGATAGTAGCGTCTTCGCTGAGCCAGCACTGGTTCCAGAGGCAAGCGCATCGGCCTTACTGGTTCACGCTGTCCTTGAGGGTCTTGCCAGGCTTGAAGGCTGGGCTCTTGCTCGCTGGAATCTGCACCCTCTCCTTGGTGCTGGGCTTCATGCCCTATCTCGCTTGTCGGTCGCGCACCTCGAACTCACCAAAGCCGGTGACCTGCACCTTGTTCCCGCGCTTTAGGTGCTCGCTGATGTGCTCGAAGGTCGCTTCGACCACGGCTTTGACGTTCTTCTTGCTGAGGTTCTGCCCCTCGGCAAGGGTGTCGGTGACCTGAGCTTTGGATACCGTGTCCGCCATAGTGCCTCCTTTGGATGTCGCTTGACCCTAGCACCTCTGTTTGGGATGGGTAGATAAGAAAAGAAATTGAACACGCCTATGCCCGCAGGGATTGTCTGATGTTGCTTCACATGACCTCTGAGTTGGCCCAGTCATGGGCTCCACCTACGCGGCTTCAGCGTTGCCTTGCCTCTGCGCCAGCTGGACGAGCCGGTGGCGCAGCAGCGAGCAGCCATCGGGCTCCACGCCACCAACTTCTGTCTACAAGCACCTCCAAGACCTGAGGAGCACACTCTCCCGCGCCTGAAGACAAACGGCCTAAGGTGTCCAAGACGATGCTGGGACTGTCTCGTCCCAGCATCGTCTGTAGAGGGTGGGGTTTACCCTTGGGCCGGAGACGTCAGGCCGGGGGCACGATGCCGACGCTATTCGTACCGCAAGGCGTCGATAGGGTCGAGCCGCGCAGCGCGGGCTGCCGGAAGCGTGCCAGCGAGGAACGAGAGCGTCATGACCAGGAGGACCACGATTGTGACTGCAGCTGGGTCAAAGGCGATGATTCGGAGTCCTGCCAGCGCTGCGAGCGGCCCGCTCGCGATGACGGTGCTGATGACGGTACCGAGCGCGATGGCGGCCACCGCTCCAAGGGCGCTGCCGAGGAGGCCGATGAAGATCGCTTCGGACGAGAAGAGCGCGAACAACCGGCCCCGGCTCATGCCCATTGATTTCATCAGGCCGATCTCCCGGGTCCGTTCTTGGACTGACATGAGCAGCGTATTGATGATGCCAAATCCAGCGGCGATGAGGGCGATAACGCCGAACGCATTCAGCACACCGATGATGGCATTAATGACGGACGTTACAATGCCCAGCTGATCCTGGAAGGTCATCCCGTCGTAACCGGCGTCAGTGAGGGCGGCTTTGATAGCGATTTCGCCGAGTGCGCTTTGTGTGGGCTCGAACCGAGCGGCAACCATCGTGTAGATATCGCGGTAGCCGTCGGGCATTCCCGTCATCTGGCTCTCGTGCAATGTCTCCTTCAAACTCTTGCTGATGATGGCGCCGGAGCCGAAGAGCGTCGCCTCTTGAACTCCGACGATGGCGGCGTAGATGACGTGTGCGTGCCCACCGACGTCAGTGACACCGAGCGTCACGCTCTGTCCGAGGGCTGCCTCGGCGTCCGCGAAGCCGAGCGGTGCGAGGTAACTCACCGGCAAAAGTAGTGCGTGCGTGTCGTCATCGCGAATCGGTCTGCCGACCACGAGGTCGAGGTTGAGGCCGACACCGCCCGGATTAATCGCGAATTCGTACTTGATGCCGTCATTCCGGGAAATGTAGTCAGTCGTGACCGATACGAACGGCTCGACGCCCGTGATGCCGTCGATGGCGAGGAT is part of the Deinococcota bacterium genome and harbors:
- a CDS encoding FtsX-like permease family protein, whose translation is GEGGTFGGTDSGPAVYDPERVMALNSEGMQIEVLTADDLATILAIDGITGVEPFVSVTTDYISRNDGIKYEFAINPGGVGLNLDLVVGRPIRDDDTHALLLPVSYLAPLGFADAEAALGQSVTLGVTDVGGHAHVIYAAIVGVQEATLFGSGAIISKSLKETLHESQMTGMPDGYRDIYTMVAARFEPTQSALGEIAIKAALTDAGYDGMTFQDQLGIVTSVINAIIGVLNAFGVIALIAAGFGIINTLLMSVQERTREIGLMKSMGMSRGRLFALFSSEAIFIGLLGSALGAVAAIALGTVISTVIASGPLAALAGLRIIAFDPAAVTIVVLLVMTLSFLAGTLPAARAARLDPIDALRYE